One Sphingobium sp. Cam5-1 genomic window, GGATATATGATGGCATCGTAACGATGTCGCGATCCGCTATCATTCAAGCCGGGATAGCGCGAAAATCATTTTGGTTTCAGGGCATTTCAGCGACTTCCTCGCTTGCGGAAGCAGTATGAATGGCAGTCTGATACATGCGGAAAAATAATATTGTTGAATTACGCGAATGAGGGAATAAAGTTGGCTTCAACAAAAGCAGGCGACGAGTCGAGGATGGAGGATGTCGGGAATGAGCGGGGGCTGCGGCTCCGGCTCCAACTCTCGTCGATAAATTCCACGGCGGTAGAGTGATCCCCAAGGATAGCATGAGCAAGATCGACCCAATTTTCGCGACAGTCACCGCGCCAGGCACGCCTTTTGAAATTGGCGAGCAGGATGGGCTGCGCTTTTTCGTGAACGCGCCGTCGGACCTCAATCAATTGATAGAAGGCGCGCGCCGCTTCGGAGAGCAGGTCTGTATCGTTGATTTTGACGGGCCGACGGGTGAGCGGCGGCTGAGTTTTGCGGACATGTTCGCTTGGCGGGATCAGTTGGCCGCCCGGTTGGGCGTCGAGCGGGGGCAGCGGGTCGCAATCTGCATGCGCAACCGCGCGGAGTGGGTGGTGGCGTTTCTGGCGGTTGTGAAGCAGGGCGGCGTTGCGGCATTGCTCAACAGCCGCGGGTCGCCCGCCGAACTTCATACCATGGTCGAGGAGGTTACGCCGGACCTTGTTCTGGCGGACACTGAAAGAGCGGCGTTGCTGCGCGACGGAGGCTATGCGGGGCGTCTGATCGACGTGACGCAGCCATTGGGTGATGAGACGTCACCGATTGCGAACAATGCGACTGCGGGACCGGGCGATCCGTGCGCCATATTGTTCACATCGGGAACGACCGGGCGGGTAAAGGGCGCGGTGCTATCACACCGCAGTCTGATTACCGGATTGCTGGGCACGCAGCTGACCGGAATGATGGTGCTGCACAATATGGCGCGGGAATATGGTGTTCCGGTGGAAGCCATCGCAGCGCAGGTGCCGCCCCAGGCTATTTTGCTGGTTTATCCGCTTTTTCACATTTCGGGGCTGGGTGCTGGCTTCCTTGCGCCGTTCCTGTCGGGCGGCAAGATCGTCGTCATGCGCCGCTGGGATGCGGAAGAGGCCGTGCGCCTGATCGAGCGGGAGCGGGTGACGCAGCTTTCCACTGTTCCCACCATGTTGTGGGACATGGTGCATCGCGCGCGCAGCAAAGATGCTGACCTTAGTTCCGTGCGGAACATTGGATCGGGCGGGCAGGCGCTGCCGCTCAACCTGCTGGAAGAGGTGCGGAAGCTATGCCCGCATGCGATGATCGGCACCGGCTATGGCATGACCGAAACGTCGGGCGCGATTGCGCAGGCCGTGGGAGCGGACTTTCTGGCGGCTCGTGCTTCGGCGGGACGGGTGTTGCCGCTGGTAGATTTGCGGATCGAGCGCGAGGACAGCGCGGTCTGTGGACCCAATGAAACCGGCGAGATCATCGTGCGCAGTGCCATGATCATGAATGGCTATTGGAACAGGCCGGAGGATACGGCAAAGAGCCTTACGCCCGATGGCTGGCTGCGCACCGGCGACATCGGCTATCAGGATGAGGACGGCTATATCTTCATCGTCGATCGCGCCAAGGACATGGTGATTTCGGGCGGCGAGAATATCTATTGCGCCGAAGTCGAGCGTGTCCTGAGCGAAATGCCGCAAATCACTGAATGCGCGACGTTTGGGATCGCGGACGAGCGGCTGGGCGAGGCGCTGGTCGCCGTGGTGCATGCGGATGGCCTGGATGAACGTAGCATCATCGATTGGGTGGCGGGCAGGCTCGCGCCGTACAAGGCGCCCGTGCGCGTGGCTTTCTCGCGCGATCCTCTGCCGCGCAACCAGTCGCAGAAAATCAACAAGATCGCGCTTCGTGCGCTCTGGCCCGAGCTGGCCGAAAACAACTGAACAGGAGAGTTCCTCATGGGCATGCCCAAGGACATAAAGATAATCGACTGCATGCTTGGGATTCCGGAGGCGGAAGACCGTTCCGCTTGGTTCGATCCGTTCCGGCCGCTGATCAAGGATCAGCAGACGCTCCAGCAGTTCGCGATGCCCGCGCAATATATGTTCAAGGACATTCCGCAGACCGGCAAGGTCGATGATTTCGTGTCCTGGACCGTCGAGCAGATGGACCAATACGGCATCGACAAGGCGCTGGTCGGATGGAGCGACAATGCGAAGTCCTACCGCGCGAAGGAGATGTATGGCGACCGTTTCTTCTTCGACCTGCCGTGCGATCCCAATAAGGGCATGGAAGAAGTCAGGCGGATCAAGCGTATCCACGCCGAAGTAGGCCTGTCGGCGATTAGCGTGTTCCCGGCGGGCACGCTGCCGCAGGTGGCGATCAATCATAAATATATGTTCCCGCTGTACACGGTTGCCGCCGAACTGGGTCTGCCTGTGCTGCTGAATGCCGGTATTCCGGGTCCGCGTATTCCGATGGAAACGCAAAAGGTCGAGCATCTAGATGAGGTTTGCTGGTTCTTCCCTGACCTGAAAGTCGTCATGCGCCATGGCGCGGAGCCGTGGGAGGCTCTGGCCGTCAAGCTGATGCTGAAATGGCCTAACCTTTATTATTCGACCAGCGCCTTTGCGCCAAAGCACTATCCCAAGGCGATCATCGACTATGCCAATACGCGCGGCGCGGACAAGATCATCTATGCTGGGTACTTCCCCATGGGACTCAGCTTGGAACGGATCTTCAGCGACATGCAAAACGTCCCCTTCAAGGACGAAGTCTGGCCGAAATTCCTGCGTGAAAACGCCCTCAAGGTCTTTGACCTCAAATAATCTGACGGAGCTTTTCCATGTCCAACCCCGAAACCGCCGCCGCATCCGACGCGCGCACCCCGCCTGTCGCCGTATGGCAGATCCTTGAGAAGCTGAAAGGGCAGGACCTGCTCGATTGGCGGCTGGCCGAGGTCAAGGATCGCGCATCTATCGAAGAGCGTAATCTTAATATCGGCATTCCTTTTGGCTGGTATCCGATCCTGCTCTCTTCGGAATTGCAGGTCGGCGAGGTGAAGCCGTTGCGTTACTTCTCCAAGGATTTGGCGATCTGGCGCGGCGAAGATGGCAAGATCCGCATGCTGGACGCCTATTGCAAGCATCTGGGCGCGCATATGGGCCATGGCGGCAAGGTGCATGGCAATTTGCTGGAGTGCCCTTTCCACGCCTGGCGCTATGATGGTGACGAGGCGGTGGTGAAGGAGGTTCCCTATGCCCGCAACATCCCGCCGCAGGTGAAGCGCAAATGCACGCGCAACTGGCACATTACCGAAGCGAACCGCTTTATCTGGGCCTGGTATCATCCACAGGATGAAGCGCCGCTGTTCGATGTGGCAGTACTGCCGGAGGCGAGCGACCCTGAATGGACCGATTACGAGGTCCACGAGTGGAATGTCTGGGGTTCGCTCCAGAATATGGCGGAAAATGGCGTGGACGTTGCGCATTTCCGGTTCATTCACGGCACGGCCAATGTGCCGTTGGGTGAGTTGCGCTGGGGCGAGTGGGGCCGGGGCGCGGATGTAAAGGCCAAGATGGGCACGCCCTGGGGCGAGGTCGATGGCTGCATCAGCTATGACACGATGGGGCCGGGGCAAAGCTGGACGCGCTTCACCGGCATTTCGGAGACGCTGCTGGTTGCCTGCCTGGCTCCGGTTGAGTTGGATCATGTGCATGTCCGCTTTTGCTTCACCCAGCCCAAGGCGCAGGCGGAAGGCGAGCGGGCGGGCGTTGCCAAGGCGATCATCCGCGACATCTGCAAGCAGTTCGATCA contains:
- a CDS encoding class I adenylate-forming enzyme family protein; translation: MSKIDPIFATVTAPGTPFEIGEQDGLRFFVNAPSDLNQLIEGARRFGEQVCIVDFDGPTGERRLSFADMFAWRDQLAARLGVERGQRVAICMRNRAEWVVAFLAVVKQGGVAALLNSRGSPAELHTMVEEVTPDLVLADTERAALLRDGGYAGRLIDVTQPLGDETSPIANNATAGPGDPCAILFTSGTTGRVKGAVLSHRSLITGLLGTQLTGMMVLHNMAREYGVPVEAIAAQVPPQAILLVYPLFHISGLGAGFLAPFLSGGKIVVMRRWDAEEAVRLIERERVTQLSTVPTMLWDMVHRARSKDADLSSVRNIGSGGQALPLNLLEEVRKLCPHAMIGTGYGMTETSGAIAQAVGADFLAARASAGRVLPLVDLRIEREDSAVCGPNETGEIIVRSAMIMNGYWNRPEDTAKSLTPDGWLRTGDIGYQDEDGYIFIVDRAKDMVISGGENIYCAEVERVLSEMPQITECATFGIADERLGEALVAVVHADGLDERSIIDWVAGRLAPYKAPVRVAFSRDPLPRNQSQKINKIALRALWPELAENN
- a CDS encoding Rieske 2Fe-2S domain-containing protein; translation: MSNPETAAASDARTPPVAVWQILEKLKGQDLLDWRLAEVKDRASIEERNLNIGIPFGWYPILLSSELQVGEVKPLRYFSKDLAIWRGEDGKIRMLDAYCKHLGAHMGHGGKVHGNLLECPFHAWRYDGDEAVVKEVPYARNIPPQVKRKCTRNWHITEANRFIWAWYHPQDEAPLFDVAVLPEASDPEWTDYEVHEWNVWGSLQNMAENGVDVAHFRFIHGTANVPLGELRWGEWGRGADVKAKMGTPWGEVDGCISYDTMGPGQSWTRFTGISETLLVACLAPVELDHVHVRFCFTQPKAQAEGERAGVAKAIIRDICKQFDQDKVVWDRQKFEPNPIICDGDGPIPQFRKYYARYYADRDAAAEA
- a CDS encoding amidohydrolase family protein, whose amino-acid sequence is MGMPKDIKIIDCMLGIPEAEDRSAWFDPFRPLIKDQQTLQQFAMPAQYMFKDIPQTGKVDDFVSWTVEQMDQYGIDKALVGWSDNAKSYRAKEMYGDRFFFDLPCDPNKGMEEVRRIKRIHAEVGLSAISVFPAGTLPQVAINHKYMFPLYTVAAELGLPVLLNAGIPGPRIPMETQKVEHLDEVCWFFPDLKVVMRHGAEPWEALAVKLMLKWPNLYYSTSAFAPKHYPKAIIDYANTRGADKIIYAGYFPMGLSLERIFSDMQNVPFKDEVWPKFLRENALKVFDLK